The genomic stretch tttaactcaaattaaaatatctacattCCACTGAGATACATTCATTATTTCAAGAAGCTAAATATAATGGTCTctgtaacataaaattatcattataacaATCTATTGCTACGTTTAAACTGCTTgtctatatttacaaaaatctttttagTGTCCTATTTGATGAAACtcataaactgttgtatttaacTCAAATACACAAAGTCATTaacgtattttatttactaatttgaaagattgtctgtaatatttttagaattaaatttttaaaagtgtatgtACGGATAAACATTAATGcttatactaaaaaaatgttttaacatttgtccatattttatcaatttcaagtgactgtttaatatattatcaCTGGAAGATTTACTGTTACCTTTGACCATTTATCTGAATAAAGGATGGATTATGGTTCTTCTAATTTCATTTCAACTATTGAAGGCTCTTGAAGCaatctaaattttgtttaatattagtagattataataaaactaaataatacagtttttttgcaTGTCGCAGTGCAGTTGTTGTTCATTTTAAAGTACAATGTGACTTAATATTGATTATTctgtttggttttttaattattgttcaaaatatctgtatttctataaaataacactTATTATTTTACTAGGTAATATCTAAATTAGTATTgacattaatttgtaataaattttaactttgtttaggaatttttacagaaatatattttaatacatgcaGGATGTTAAATGATACACAAACGTAAGGTTTTTCATTAAATGGTACTTGTTACACCACAGACTAGGAAGTAAATCGTTACGTTAAAATTCAATTTTCTCTTaacagtttcaaataaaatagtctatggaagtttaatttatttggaaaGAAATTTTACCCTAATTTTCTTGCAGATTAACCACAACTATTTTATAGCAAAGTAACATCATGTATACCTTTGTGAAGTATACAGTATGTATAGACCTAGAATATATAAAAAGAGCTGATTAATGCAAAAAATCAAACGTGGACCTTAAATATAAATAGTCTCTAAAGTATGTAACGGACGCATGTTTCAGTTCCTTTTATTCACATTAGATAAGTACCGTAAAACctggtttataaataatttacaatacttgTGAAAATTTGATATTCCAAGTGCATAAGCTCTCAACAAATTTAGAGTTAAAAAGCGGCATTATATTCTCCACTTAATATTGTGACACATTTGCTTTTGTCTCGCAGggagtatttaaaaatgtttgttatgatATCTTGTCTGTCTATTAGAACGTAGGATATTTTGGGATAAAATGAACTACAGATGTAAAATTTTCATTCGAccttagcaaagcttttgacaaACACAAGGTTTTATAtacgttttaatatattacaaaaatagaagtagtttataataatttaaaaattatgtgtgTATGATTTTAGATATATGTAAGTTTTCACTTAACGTCTCAACCTTTCTTGATATAAACAATTGTGTAAGGGAAACTGTTATCTGCTACTGCTGATAAGTAGATATAATACAGTTATATTCCTAGTAGAAGTTAACTGAAGATGGGGTAGTCCAAAACCAAGTGTCTGGGTTTAAATGTTTGGTGTTTGTGTGGGACGTGAGGTGTGGAGTTTCACAGCAAACCCACGCTTTGACTGGTCCCCGGCTAACACAACATCTAGCCTCATGCACTACCACACCGAACACAGTTAGAGTGTGGCTCCAGATCTCTTATACTAACCACACATGTGTCATTTGTACGTTTTTGTCGCTACCAAATAGATATGTTCCTTGTTTTATTGGCTATCTTAAAAATGATGGTTTACTAATGCGAgaagaataatttattgtcaaattctaactattttcaaaaaaggtttttaacgCCTGTATTAGTgtgagatatattttaataacaagaataatgaAATTCAAATGTAACATCTAACGGTATTATATGACACAGTGTTTATAAGTCCCGTATTATATTTGGCCAACaggtaatataaatgttaatagtaGCGTTTTAGTACTGAAACATATATAAATCTAtacatcaataaataatgtaaataaggAAAGTGGAAATAATGTAAGGGAATTCCCCTGGATTTCTTAACTGCTGGTGTAAAAATGTTCTCATTATACCACAAAGTTCCGAAGTGATAAATGCTTTTGTTTTTGGATGTCTctgttaaaattgtttgaataaataaaccagcattacatttaaaaaccatACACATTTGATACGACCGTTCCTTTTGCGTTTGGGATTAAAATTAATCATCATCTTATATCACTTGAGTGCCCAAGCAAGGGTGCCCATGGCTGATCTCTATGTCGTCAGGTCGGTCAGGTCATTTATTTATGACCACATCTAACCCTGTGGCCCTCGCTGTTTTTGCCATCCAAGACGTAAGGCTACTCATTGTGGCCCACTGTATTGGACAGTTATAAAACCTGTGTATTGGACGTTTTTGAATATCACTGAAGGTGTTACTTGTTTGAAgcaatttcataacatttaaagTTGTTTAGGTAGGTTCATTTttcgaaaataataattttagtttttcaaaaatattgtattatgtcaACGTTGATATATTATTAACGATGTTAATTTTAAgtcacaaataattaaataaatttgcgacaaaaatttttaaattcactcatattataagattttataatttcaagcaCTGATAATATACGGTACGTTATTTAACTTTGTCATGATTCAACAAAGCATTGTCAATGTAAAATAAGCGAAACAACGAGACAAGAAGAATGGAAGTGAACTTGTAATGTTGGAATGTATAAGGATGTTGAAACGGAACTGTAAACTAGAACACTACtccaatataaaatagtttatggtacaataataaaattaataatactatctATAACACGTATTTCAAAAATGCTTTCAATGATTTCTTGTCTTTTTAATCATTGCAGagaataatcaaatattaacaatatgCTTGATTAATAAAggcaaattattataaaattcagaCATAAAGGAACACGTACATATAGAAGTAACATAAAGTAGACTACTTATCAATAGTAATATTAGTTTAACGATATATAAAGAAGTAATAGCAACatccaattacatttttaaataatcttttcaaTACAGAGATggatatttgtattagtttttttacactaacgttaaatttatactttattagtCATTAGAAGTATTTTAGATCATACACCACTTGAAATTCCAACATCTGTTAGTCTTAAGGCtgttattcagaaaataaaaaaattcaatttgctgttatttttattcagcCCATATTTTCgtagtatttatttgtatagttaCCAGTTCATACttaattatataagaaattttCAGAATGAAAACTAGTGCGTATATTATTATGGGAGGTTAAAATACATGACCAAATTCGGGAATACgtacttttgaattaaattataaagcgGTACATTCTAAGAatagttcatttttatatttgacgtTAGTTTAACTTGTGACGAATATCCCTTTTGAAATATTTGCAGCTAACATCATTAAATATATGCATCTGtactaataaataacataaactttttaaacGTAACACGTAAGATCCCCATTAACGTATCTGTCATTCGATTTAGATCGGATATTGGACGTTACCAAGAGATAAATGGACTCTGAAAATCAATTTCATCTATCCCCTATCCGTTATAGAAGAATGCTCTTCCttgacagaaaataaattacttaacacTTTTGTTATATACACTTTACAGATAAAAACGTATTATTGAgcaaaattacaataatcagttaaaccttttttatgaaatatacgagggctgtttttttaagtaagggccgttttcttttttttatagacaacaattattattttcaaaatacatttattttcagaatctacatacttttttatttttctacatagttgccttgtttgttaaggcacttatcatatcttaaaactaagttttgaaatccctcttcaaagaaatttgccgcctgctctgacaaccaggagttcacggccgtcttgacttcttcgtcgtaattgtagcgcttcccgccaagatgatttttcaagtaccgaaaaaggtggaaatcactcggagcaaggtcggggctgtacggcggatgattcaaaacttgCCAGCCAAAGgagtcgatcatttcctgtgtccgagcagcggtgtgaggccttacattgtcgtggaggagcagaattccctttgtcagcatgccgcgtcttttgttctgaatggcgcgtcggagactCTCCAGGGTTGCGCtggcttctgagttaatcgtcattcctcgcgtcataaagtccactagcaaaacaccgcgcctgtcccagaacacagttgctataactttgcgccgcgacagcgtttgcttggctttgactttgactagAGATGTTGTGTGCtgccattccatggactgttcCTTTGATTCAGGTGTGATATGGGATAaccatgtttcatctcctgtgacaattcgactcaacatgtcgtctccttcctcgtcgtagcgggtcaagaaagtcaaagaactgcttaatctaatttttttgtgatcctcagtgaggagtttgggtacccatcttgagcacaattttttaaagtttaggttttctgacacaattttgtacagtactgacctggacgcttgaggaaattccatagagagagtggttattgtgaaccgtcggtcctcatgaatttttgcgtcaactgcagtaaccaaatctcccgtgatcacagatggccggcctgagcgatcttcatcgtggacattttcgcggccatctttaaattctcggacccatttccgcactttacctttactcattgccttggcaccatacacctcacaaagctgacggtgaatgtcagcagccgacatgtttcttgcagtcaaaaatcgtatcactgaccgaatctcacacgcggcgggtgattcgataatcttaaacatcTTAAAcaagatccacagtaatgcatacaggttagctacagagctgcaacaTTAAGTTGTTGTGACATTAAGTTGTTCGCTATgaatgccgggaggcggggcgcacgctcgttacggcatgaacgcgaactactaccgtgtacggttgaacggcccttacttaaaaacagccctcataattaattttaacattgattgccgtggcaacaaggaaaattCACAGTTGACATAAGCAGTATAATTTATTCAAAGTCAACTCACTTCTGCATATAGATatcgaatataaatatattttaattccgATGTAATAACCAAAAAGTCCTTTTACAACTAATGTAAGGAAAGTTGATCTAATGttaaattaagatataattttacaGCAGATTTCATGcggaaaactaattttaaattaattttttatagtataaatttaattattattaacacccaaataatataattaaacatttattataaatggcAGTCCAAATGATATCGCATCCATATTTTAACTGATGTACAATTATTGATAAGTATGTCAATACTTATATAATTCCTATACTGAACCTAGAAATTTGTACGATATATCGAACTTTGATTTGGAAGCAAGAAAATACAGTAGACTCCCTCTCGTTCGGCCACCTCGGGACCGGACCCCCGGCCGAACTAAATAATGGCCGAACTATCCGAAGTTAGCAAAAATAAGACCGTTTTAACTTCTAAAACGTACTTTCGATCGTCATACAGTCtgtaaatatttgtgaaacatgtgcaaatagtattttaagagttttatgTAGCAAATAAACTGAACTAGGCCTAGGGTAAGGGCTAACTTATAACTTACCACTGGCAGTTGGAGTTGTAAACACGTACTGTATTCGAAACTCAAAGTTTctatttatcacacacaaaataacgaaaataaaaccTCACAAAACTAAAGatttacaaacacaaatttacagtatgtacatggttataaaagtaaaattttctactgtataaaaaagtttaaaagaaatcaGTATTTTTCGTTGCACTTTTTCTTCAATAGCTTTCTTCCTTGCATATTCATGTCACTTCCTCAAAAACATGACGTCGACTGTTGTAGAAGTCGTCTGTTGCTTAATATAGGTTGTAGCCAGTTGCAGGGCTGCCACCCCCTCTGCGTGACTCATTTGACCCTCGTCGTCTACCTCACCGTCAAcatcgtcttcttcttctacGTCTTGGGTATCTTGACGCTGTTAAACCGAATGAGCTATTTCTTCATCATTCAAAACTTCATTATCGAGCTCCTTTTCAGCGGTCAACCACTCCAAAACATCTTGTTCCACAATGTCTTCAGTGTGAGGCAGTAGCATTAAGTCACTTAGGATTTCTACCCGTTCCTCTGTTTCATGTTCAAGGTCGGGTACAACAAGATTATTTCCGTCcttttcaaaggctttttcaATGTCTGGCCAGACTTTTCTCCATGACTTTGTTATTGTCAAGGCTGTTACTTCATCATACGCCTTAGCCACCATAAAAATGACGTCCTTCACGTTGATTGTTTTTAACACTTGGATTAGGTCTGTTTGTTCATCGTTTTCTAGCTTGAATAGAACTTCTGAAAGGAGCTTTCTCCGGTATTTCCTTTTAACACATTCAATGACACCCTGATCCATTGGCTGTTGGAGACTTGTCACATTGAGGGGcagaaaatacagttttattccaGTCTCACCCTCACATGTCAGTTCATCCGGGTGGGTAGGCGCATTGTCGAGAAGAAGAAGTGCGCTTACAGGAAGTTTCAAACTCAACAAATGACTTTTTACTTTAGGCACGAACTCACAAATAAACCACTCTTTGAATAAATGAGAATCCATCCAAGCCGATTTCTGTGAGCGGTAGTACACTGGTAGCTTTGACATGTCCAAGGTTTTAAATGCCCTGGGTTTTGCTGACTTACCGATGACAAACAGAGGTAGTTTGTGGGTGCCTGAAGCATTGGAACAAAGAGCCACTGTGATTCTTTCCTTGCTTACTTTAAAGCCAGGAGCAGACTTTTCTTTCGCCGTAGCCAATGTTTTTCGAGgtaaaagtttgaagtttaaccCAGTTTCATCCATATTGTATACTTGTTCTGGGCTTAAGTTATTGTCGGCAAtaactttttctagttttttgtaAACTCACTTGCGGCTGCCGGGTCTGCTGATAGCTTTTCACCGTACACTCCAAGAAAATGAACGCCGTGCCTATGTTTCCAGCGTGAAAGCCAACCATCGCTTGCCTCAAATGTTCCTTTCTCTTGAAGTTTATTGTGTAGGATAACAGCTTTTTCTTGTAAAATGGGGCCACTCATTGGCGTTCCTCTTCTACGTTCGTGCAAAAACCACAACCAAAGAGCATCATCAACTAACTTATTGTTAGGTTTCTTTAAAGTGAAACGAGATGCAAGAACTTTATCTGTTTCAATCTGGGTACAAAACGTCTCAATTGATTTTCTGTTTCGACGCCAATCGTTTACCGTGCTTTTACCTACTCCAAGTTCCGTACACATATTTTGAACCGATTTACCTTTGTCTAAACGCTCTAGTGCTTTCAACCGTTGTTCTATTGTCACAAAAGTACGCTTACGTTTAACACTCATCAcgaaaaaaaaatccaaaacagCAGCACACACGCAACAATACACTACACACTCAAACGTTCACTCAAGGAAAGAATACAACTCTACATGTACTATACATCTCAACTCGATTAAATCCAGAAGAAAACTGACCTATTTAAACAAAGGAATGATCGAATGAGCTAGATAAACTTGTCACGACCTGTCGATAGTCGCGGCGTCGGCGAACACAGCAGATGCGCACGTGAGTCATACTCAGGTGGCCGGCCGAACCATCCGGCGGCCGAACCAAACGAAGCCGAACGAGAGGGAGTCTACTGTATACTGTATTAGGTATTAGGTATACTCCTACTGTTGAAAAACTAATATTGATGGTAGAAACAAAGGCAGCAAGCCGGGCGGCCTGCAAAGTAGGCAGAGATGTTCTGTTGAGGAATTAAAATAATCGAAAATATTAGTGTACATCAGGCCAGTTTAAAATGTTGAGGTCTATGTGCATATGTTTACGTGGATTTGTTCATATAATATGCTCTCGAAAACTGTTAGACGGTTAGTGAAGATTTAGCACAAATGTACACCTATTGAAGAGTAAGACACAGCATAAAGTTATGTGTAGATAACTCGGTTGCTTCTCTTGCTAAGAAATGGTTTTAGTAACGTAATACACTTAGTTGTGCACCTGAAGAGACACTTAGAACGCCAATTCATttgaatttcattacattttatatttttttatccagtTATCTTTGATTTCCAAAAGatgtaaattgtttgttttaatcttcTGGTTGAATTTGTCTGgttgaatatattttgtttcttcagATAATCATTGCTTCTGATTGCAAGAGTCAAGTCCGTAACAGCATCATATTCCAGACGTTGCATTTAGAGGAAGGCCATGATGACTTAGGCATATCTTAACATTCATATATTGTTACTTTGCTGCTGTACAACTTGATTTATAATAAATGCATTAAGTACCAATTTTGGAACGTGTCGTGTTTATGGGGAGTAACATGAATGGAGATACAAGTCTTCAATCcccaagtttaaaaaaaatagatattttacttttaaataatttttttaattttaagtggagatttagtaattgatttttgtattttttgtaataagcaATACTTGGTAAAAGGGTTGTGCATTATTGTTCATAG from Homalodisca vitripennis isolate AUS2020 chromosome 2, UT_GWSS_2.1, whole genome shotgun sequence encodes the following:
- the LOC124355927 gene encoding jerky protein homolog-like — encoded protein: MDETGLNFKLLPRKTLATAKEKSAPGFKVSKERITVALCSNASGTHKLPLFVIGKSAKPRAFKTLDMSKLPVYYRSQKSAWMDSHLFKEWFICEFVPKVKSHLLSLKLPVSALLLLDNAPTHPDELTCEGETGIKLYFLPLNVTSLQQPMDQGVIECVKRKYRRKLLSEVLFKLENDEQTDLIQVLKTINVKDVIFMVAKAYDEVTALTITKSWRKVWPDIEKAFEKDGNNLVVPDLEHETEERVEILSDLMLLPHTEDIVEQDVLEWLTAEKELDNEVLNDEEIAHSV